A genomic segment from Syntrophotalea acetylenivorans encodes:
- a CDS encoding MATE family efflux transporter — MNETSKNMQLNATDHHGQGGLREMIALALPMVISHGCETALIFTDRVFLSRLGPVPMSASMAGGLASFTMMTFFIGLIGYVTALAAQYLGAGRKEKSALVVSQAVLISLLAAPLILAARPLGHAYFEFMNLPAQQLAQQRVYFDILLYGAVLVLLRTCLSSFFSGIGSTRVVMFSAMVAMVVNIIANYGLIFGNLGLPALGLKGAAYGTLFGSFCGLLVLLATYLGRANRHEYNVLKALRFDRAVMSKLLRYGSPAGVEMFLNLVAFTTMIMIFHGHGPVTATAVTIVFNWDLVSFVPLLGIQIGVVSLVGRYMGAGQPDIAQRVARSGLKMACSYSLVILFLFVALPGALVTIFEPRQADVLFKQAAPLATSMLRLAAFYVLAEAVIVVFSGALRGAGDTFWAMCASVTLHWLLVPVLAVFLKVLALPPLAAWLALVAFILIFSGVFYLRYRSGKWKALAVVGDGS, encoded by the coding sequence ATGAACGAAACTTCGAAAAATATGCAGTTGAACGCAACGGATCACCACGGTCAAGGCGGCCTGCGCGAGATGATCGCTCTGGCCCTGCCCATGGTCATCTCCCACGGCTGTGAAACAGCGCTTATCTTTACCGACCGGGTTTTTCTGTCCCGCCTCGGTCCAGTGCCCATGAGCGCGTCCATGGCAGGAGGGCTGGCCTCCTTCACGATGATGACCTTTTTTATCGGTCTAATTGGTTACGTAACCGCTCTGGCGGCCCAGTACCTGGGGGCCGGACGCAAGGAAAAGAGCGCCCTGGTGGTCAGCCAGGCGGTACTGATCTCGCTATTGGCGGCACCGCTGATCCTGGCGGCGCGACCGCTGGGCCATGCCTATTTCGAATTCATGAATCTGCCGGCGCAGCAGTTGGCGCAGCAGCGCGTCTATTTCGACATCCTGCTCTACGGAGCCGTCCTGGTTCTGTTGCGCACCTGCCTGAGCAGCTTCTTTTCAGGCATCGGGAGCACCCGGGTGGTGATGTTCTCTGCCATGGTCGCCATGGTGGTCAATATCATCGCCAACTATGGGCTGATTTTCGGCAATTTAGGCCTGCCCGCTCTAGGTTTGAAAGGCGCCGCTTACGGCACGTTATTCGGCAGCTTCTGTGGTTTGCTTGTGCTGCTGGCAACCTACCTGGGGCGTGCTAATCGCCACGAGTACAACGTTCTGAAGGCTCTACGCTTCGACCGGGCGGTCATGTCCAAGCTGTTGCGCTATGGGTCGCCGGCCGGAGTTGAGATGTTTCTCAACCTGGTCGCTTTCACCACAATGATCATGATCTTTCATGGTCACGGTCCGGTAACGGCAACAGCGGTGACTATCGTTTTTAATTGGGACTTGGTTTCCTTCGTGCCGCTGCTCGGCATCCAGATCGGGGTAGTCAGCCTGGTGGGCCGTTACATGGGAGCCGGTCAACCGGATATTGCCCAGCGCGTCGCCCGCTCTGGACTCAAAATGGCCTGCAGCTACTCGCTGGTGATTCTCTTTCTGTTCGTTGCCCTGCCGGGAGCACTGGTGACGATTTTTGAACCCCGCCAAGCTGATGTTCTTTTCAAACAAGCTGCGCCCCTGGCAACCAGCATGTTGCGCCTGGCCGCATTCTACGTCCTGGCCGAGGCGGTTATCGTGGTATTCAGCGGCGCTTTGCGCGGCGCAGGCGATACCTTCTGGGCCATGTGTGCCTCGGTGACCCTGCACTGGCTATTGGTGCCGGTGCTGGCTGTGTTTCTCAAAGTACTGGCCCTGCCGCCCCTGGCGGCCTGGTTGGCGCTTGTTGCTTTTATTCTGATTTTCAGCGGAGTGTTTTATCTGCGTTACCGAAGTGGTAAATGGAAGGCCCTGGCTGTGGTGGGGGATGGTAGCTAG
- a CDS encoding AAA family ATPase, giving the protein MDRFNDLEILIDSQYPIICIETHEEARAEDIVAGICENMGLPFFHWVATEGVTRRGEPQAVYKTKSAMEALNFVSSSSLEAVYLLKDLHCYLENSVTVRKLRDICHVFRQKRKSLILTAPNFDIPPELAKDVVFFELSLPCAEELKKLVIQVVRSVSKRRNVAVEIDVATERKLVQCLQGLTLNEAERVLTRAIVQDGKLAADDLPLILSAKKQKISQSGLIEFFPHQEKFDDIGGQNNLKDWLNLRKDAFSEEAKRFGIDPPRGVLLLGIQGCGKSLMAKGIAQAWELPLLRLDTGSLYSKFIGETESNVREAIRLAESLAPVVLWIDEIEKAFTAPSGSDADGGVSARLLGTFLSWMQEKKAPVFVVATANNISLLPPELLRKGRFDEIFFVDLPETQERAEIFRLHLQRRKRDPAAFNLQALATAAEGFSGAEIEQGIVSALYSAFSGRRKLTTDDILQELKGTRPLSLTMKEKIDQMRRWAEGRTVSAA; this is encoded by the coding sequence ATGGACCGTTTCAACGATCTTGAGATCCTCATAGACTCGCAGTATCCCATAATATGCATTGAAACCCACGAAGAAGCCCGTGCCGAGGACATCGTTGCCGGTATCTGCGAAAACATGGGACTTCCATTTTTTCACTGGGTGGCTACTGAGGGGGTAACCAGACGGGGAGAACCGCAAGCGGTATATAAGACCAAGAGTGCGATGGAGGCATTGAACTTTGTTTCTTCTTCCTCTCTGGAGGCGGTTTACCTGCTGAAGGACCTGCATTGTTACCTTGAAAATTCTGTCACGGTAAGAAAATTACGGGATATTTGTCATGTATTCCGTCAGAAGCGAAAGTCCCTCATTCTTACTGCACCAAATTTCGACATTCCTCCTGAGTTGGCCAAAGATGTGGTGTTCTTTGAGCTGTCCCTGCCTTGTGCAGAAGAACTGAAAAAACTTGTGATCCAAGTGGTCCGCAGCGTGTCCAAACGGCGAAATGTTGCTGTCGAGATCGATGTTGCTACTGAGCGTAAGCTCGTACAGTGTCTTCAAGGCCTAACGCTCAACGAAGCGGAAAGGGTGCTCACCCGGGCTATTGTCCAAGATGGAAAGTTGGCGGCTGATGATCTGCCGCTGATTCTCAGTGCGAAAAAACAAAAGATTTCCCAATCTGGTTTGATCGAATTTTTTCCTCATCAGGAAAAGTTTGACGATATCGGTGGTCAGAACAATCTCAAAGACTGGTTGAATCTAAGAAAAGACGCCTTTTCCGAGGAAGCGAAGCGTTTCGGTATCGATCCACCACGGGGGGTGTTGCTGCTAGGTATTCAAGGGTGCGGGAAGAGTTTGATGGCCAAGGGTATCGCTCAGGCCTGGGAGCTGCCTTTGTTGCGACTCGACACCGGTTCTCTTTACTCTAAATTTATTGGCGAAACGGAGTCCAATGTAAGGGAAGCGATTCGCCTGGCCGAGTCCCTTGCCCCGGTGGTGTTATGGATCGATGAAATTGAGAAGGCCTTTACAGCCCCCAGCGGTTCAGATGCCGATGGCGGCGTTTCGGCTCGCCTGCTGGGGACTTTTCTTTCGTGGATGCAGGAGAAAAAGGCTCCGGTTTTTGTCGTGGCAACCGCCAACAACATCTCTTTGCTTCCGCCCGAACTGCTTCGTAAAGGGCGGTTCGATGAAATATTCTTCGTGGACTTACCGGAAACACAGGAAAGGGCTGAAATTTTCCGCCTTCATTTACAACGGCGCAAGCGGGATCCTGCCGCTTTTAATCTTCAGGCTCTCGCCACCGCAGCGGAAGGGTTCAGCGGGGCAGAGATAGAGCAGGGCATTGTCTCCGCCCTGTATTCCGCCTTTTCAGGGCGCCGCAAACTTACTACGGATGACATACTTCAGGAACTGAAGGGCACCCGACCTCTTTCTTTGACCATGAAAGAAAAAATCGATCAGATGCGCAGATGGGCGGAGGGGAGGACGGTTTCTGCCGCTTAA
- a CDS encoding 2-oxoacid:acceptor oxidoreductase family protein produces the protein MSKVFEKSTAFFDTFERKPSLQKTTHYCPGCGHGTLNKIIADQVAELGIQDRTIYVGPVGCGVFIYYYFEGACASAAHGRASAVATGISRANPDAITVSYQGDGDLAAIGTSNAIHAANRGENMIVFFVNNNIYGMTGGQLAPTTLIDQTSTTSPTGRTVKNDGFPLQMAEMIAGLEAPTLVARVGVNNPKNIRQAIKVIKRGLEIQRDKKGYAFIEVLSQCPTNWKKNPVEACEWIDEVVSKQYPFGVFKDIADEGEAVERPCERVEFAAVAEQLGLVDKVDKGDQQIEMPRDEMRFKFAGFGGQGILSLGMMMAQMAMQRDMEVTWLPSYGPEMRGGVANASVVVSKNTIGSPIVDDPNVLVALNRPSLEKFGPLVQADGLIIYNSSLIDQVPPDLKGKAFALPATDLATEAGSAKAANVVVLGFYAKISGMFSLDDLNSFLGETFKKPALVDINLKAVKAGWDAAGETKL, from the coding sequence ATGTCTAAAGTATTCGAAAAATCGACCGCATTCTTCGACACCTTTGAGCGCAAGCCGAGCCTGCAGAAGACCACCCACTACTGCCCCGGTTGCGGCCACGGCACTCTGAACAAAATCATCGCCGATCAGGTCGCTGAACTAGGTATTCAGGATCGCACCATCTATGTCGGTCCGGTCGGTTGCGGGGTCTTCATCTATTATTACTTCGAAGGTGCATGCGCTTCTGCCGCCCACGGCCGGGCCTCGGCCGTTGCCACGGGCATCAGCCGCGCCAACCCCGATGCGATCACGGTCTCCTACCAGGGGGACGGCGACCTGGCCGCCATCGGCACCAGTAACGCTATCCATGCAGCCAACCGTGGCGAGAACATGATTGTCTTTTTCGTCAATAACAACATCTACGGCATGACCGGTGGTCAGTTGGCCCCGACCACGTTGATCGATCAGACCTCAACCACCTCCCCCACCGGACGCACCGTTAAAAATGACGGTTTTCCACTGCAGATGGCTGAGATGATCGCCGGGCTGGAAGCACCGACTCTGGTCGCCCGGGTTGGCGTCAACAACCCCAAAAACATTCGGCAAGCAATCAAGGTAATCAAACGCGGCCTGGAAATTCAGCGAGACAAAAAAGGTTATGCTTTTATCGAAGTGCTGTCACAATGTCCCACGAACTGGAAAAAGAATCCCGTAGAGGCCTGCGAGTGGATCGACGAGGTAGTCAGCAAGCAATACCCTTTCGGCGTATTTAAGGATATTGCAGATGAGGGGGAAGCGGTAGAACGTCCTTGCGAGAGGGTAGAATTTGCTGCGGTGGCTGAACAGCTGGGATTGGTGGACAAGGTCGATAAAGGCGACCAACAGATTGAAATGCCGCGCGATGAAATGCGCTTCAAGTTTGCCGGGTTCGGCGGCCAGGGAATCCTGTCCCTCGGCATGATGATGGCGCAAATGGCCATGCAGCGCGACATGGAGGTCACCTGGTTACCCTCCTACGGCCCGGAGATGCGCGGCGGTGTGGCCAACGCCTCGGTGGTGGTAAGTAAAAACACCATCGGCTCTCCGATAGTTGACGATCCAAATGTGCTGGTCGCCTTGAATCGCCCTTCCCTAGAAAAATTCGGGCCACTGGTGCAGGCAGACGGGCTGATTATCTATAATAGCTCTTTGATCGATCAGGTCCCACCAGATCTCAAAGGTAAGGCTTTCGCCCTTCCGGCGACCGATCTGGCAACAGAGGCCGGTTCAGCAAAGGCTGCCAACGTTGTGGTGTTGGGATTTTATGCGAAAATATCCGGAATGTTCAGTCTGGATGACTTGAATAGCTTCCTTGGAGAAACCTTTAAGAAACCAGCTTTGGTCGACATCAACCTGAAAGCTGTTAAAGCTGGTTGGGATGCGGCAGGAGAAACAAAATTGTAA
- the vorB gene encoding 3-methyl-2-oxobutanoate dehydrogenase subunit VorB — MKKLVKGNEAVVIGALVAGCDAYYGYPITPASEIAHAASEYFLPLGKVFVQAECEIGAINMVFGSASSGLRTMTASSGPGISLKMEGISYLAGAELPCVIVDVQRVGPGLGNIGPEQSDYYQVVKGGGHGDYRAIVLAPASVEETYRMTIEAFDLADKWRTPVFLLTDATLGQMMEPIDVRQEPTQRSEKPWALDTKPESNNNLVTSIYLDFDDMEVHINQLHDKYQQITDSEAKAEVYGADVPDIVLTGYGITGRMLRSAVDLLKDQGINATLVRPQTLWPFPTKVYQQVVKSGVPVLSVELSRGQFVEDVRLSLPGHSVKHYGRVGGNLPGLDELVEQAKLCLEEAKNV, encoded by the coding sequence TTGAAGAAATTAGTTAAAGGAAACGAGGCGGTGGTCATCGGCGCTCTCGTCGCCGGTTGCGACGCCTACTACGGTTATCCGATTACGCCGGCGAGTGAAATCGCCCATGCCGCCAGCGAGTATTTTCTCCCTCTTGGCAAGGTCTTTGTTCAGGCCGAATGTGAAATCGGGGCCATCAACATGGTCTTCGGTTCCGCCTCCTCCGGTCTACGCACTATGACGGCCAGCTCCGGCCCCGGCATCAGTTTGAAAATGGAGGGGATTTCCTATCTGGCCGGTGCAGAGTTGCCCTGCGTTATCGTCGACGTCCAAAGGGTCGGTCCCGGTCTCGGCAACATCGGCCCGGAACAGAGCGATTATTACCAGGTGGTCAAAGGCGGAGGCCACGGCGATTACCGGGCCATCGTCCTGGCACCCGCTTCGGTGGAAGAAACCTATCGGATGACCATAGAGGCCTTCGATCTGGCCGATAAATGGCGTACTCCGGTTTTCCTGCTTACCGACGCTACCTTGGGGCAGATGATGGAACCGATCGACGTCCGGCAGGAGCCGACTCAAAGAAGTGAAAAGCCCTGGGCCCTCGACACAAAACCGGAGAGCAACAACAACCTGGTCACCTCGATCTATCTCGATTTTGACGATATGGAAGTCCACATCAATCAGCTCCATGACAAGTACCAGCAGATCACTGACAGCGAAGCCAAGGCTGAAGTCTACGGTGCCGATGTCCCAGACATCGTCCTGACAGGTTACGGTATTACCGGCCGGATGCTGCGCAGCGCCGTAGACCTGCTGAAGGACCAGGGAATCAACGCCACCCTGGTCCGGCCACAGACTCTCTGGCCCTTCCCCACCAAGGTTTATCAGCAAGTTGTTAAATCGGGGGTCCCGGTCTTATCGGTGGAATTAAGTCGTGGACAGTTTGTCGAGGATGTGCGCTTGTCCCTGCCAGGACATTCGGTAAAACATTACGGCCGGGTCGGTGGTAATCTTCCTGGTCTGGATGAGCTGGTTGAACAGGCCAAACTGTGTCTAGAGGAGGCGAAAAATGTCTAA
- a CDS encoding AMP-binding protein — MPHTDKTIGAFFEEQVQRLSDHEFIVYPDRDLRFTFKQFDDRVNRLAKGLLAIGIGKGDNVGIWATNVPDWTTFMFATAKIGAVLVTINTHYRSFELEYLIKQADLKALALIGHFRDHDYLKTVNDLIPELSSCKRGQLKSEKFPALKNVIFIGQEKHRGTYNTRELMLLGDQDDNSELNAIKNSLSAHDVINMQYTSGTTGFPKGVMLSHYNILNNGYYIGNRQKFSEADRLCLPVPLFHCFGCVLGVMAALTHGTTLVPLEIFDPLLTLAAIQKEKCTAVYGVPTMFIAELDHPMFDMFDLSSLRTGIMAGSPCPEKTMRQVMEKMHCTDITIAYGLTEASPVITQTRTDDSVAQRTGTVGAALPEIEVKIIDPDTGKNVATGERGELCCRGYNVMKGYYNMPEQTSDAIDAEGWLHSGDQAEMDEDGYFRITGRIKDMIIRGGENIYPREIEEFLFTMEGVLDVQVIGIPDEKYGEVVGAFIIRKEGADITEEDVIDFARSRIAPFKKPKHVFFLDAYPMTASGKVQKYKLRDIAREQLGIKDELFHEEAAVDTDARKPSVIIHADLCKACGLCIIHCPKKILSTSDKINALGYPTTVVSGEGCIGCGNCYLVCPEPGGVTVKRP; from the coding sequence ATGCCACATACAGACAAAACGATAGGTGCCTTTTTCGAGGAGCAGGTACAGCGCCTGTCAGATCATGAATTTATTGTCTATCCGGACCGCGATCTGCGCTTCACCTTCAAGCAGTTCGACGACCGGGTCAACCGTCTGGCCAAAGGCTTGTTGGCGATCGGGATCGGAAAGGGTGACAATGTCGGTATCTGGGCGACCAACGTCCCGGACTGGACCACCTTCATGTTCGCCACCGCTAAGATCGGCGCGGTGCTGGTTACCATCAACACCCATTACCGCAGTTTCGAGTTGGAATACCTGATTAAGCAGGCCGACCTTAAGGCCTTGGCCCTGATCGGACACTTCCGCGATCACGATTACCTGAAAACGGTCAACGATCTGATACCGGAACTCTCCTCTTGTAAAAGGGGACAGCTCAAAAGCGAGAAGTTCCCGGCGCTGAAGAACGTTATTTTCATCGGCCAGGAGAAGCACCGTGGCACATATAACACCCGAGAGTTGATGCTGCTTGGTGACCAGGATGATAACAGCGAGCTGAACGCGATCAAGAACTCTCTCTCCGCGCACGATGTCATCAATATGCAGTACACCTCAGGGACCACCGGCTTCCCTAAAGGGGTAATGCTCAGCCACTACAACATCCTCAACAACGGCTATTACATCGGCAATCGCCAGAAGTTCAGCGAGGCCGACCGCCTTTGCCTGCCGGTACCCCTTTTCCACTGTTTCGGTTGCGTGCTCGGAGTAATGGCGGCACTGACCCACGGAACCACCCTGGTCCCATTGGAAATCTTCGATCCCCTGTTGACCCTGGCGGCAATCCAGAAAGAGAAGTGTACCGCGGTCTACGGCGTACCCACCATGTTTATCGCTGAACTGGATCACCCGATGTTCGACATGTTCGATCTCAGTTCCCTGCGCACCGGAATCATGGCCGGCTCCCCATGCCCTGAGAAAACCATGCGTCAAGTGATGGAGAAAATGCATTGCACGGATATCACCATCGCTTATGGCTTGACCGAAGCCTCGCCGGTAATCACCCAGACCCGAACTGACGATTCTGTGGCCCAGCGCACCGGCACCGTCGGTGCGGCACTGCCGGAAATCGAAGTCAAGATCATCGACCCCGATACCGGGAAAAATGTAGCAACAGGCGAACGCGGCGAGCTTTGTTGCCGTGGATATAACGTCATGAAGGGCTACTACAATATGCCGGAGCAAACCAGTGACGCAATCGATGCCGAGGGCTGGCTGCACTCCGGCGATCAGGCGGAAATGGATGAAGATGGCTATTTCCGCATCACCGGGCGAATCAAAGACATGATCATCCGCGGCGGCGAGAATATCTATCCCCGCGAGATTGAAGAATTCCTTTTCACCATGGAAGGGGTTCTCGATGTCCAGGTTATCGGTATTCCCGATGAGAAATACGGCGAAGTGGTCGGTGCCTTCATCATCCGCAAAGAGGGTGCAGATATCACTGAAGAAGACGTCATCGACTTCGCCCGTAGTCGCATTGCCCCCTTTAAGAAACCGAAACATGTCTTTTTTCTCGACGCTTATCCGATGACCGCCAGCGGCAAAGTACAGAAATACAAGCTGCGCGACATTGCCCGAGAACAACTCGGCATCAAAGATGAATTATTCCACGAAGAGGCAGCAGTCGACACAGACGCTAGGAAACCCTCCGTAATCATCCATGCGGACTTGTGTAAAGCCTGCGGGCTCTGCATTATCCATTGCCCGAAGAAGATCCTGAGCACCTCCGACAAGATCAACGCCCTTGGCTACCCAACCACGGTGGTTTCAGGCGAAGGATGCATCGGCTGCGGCAACTGTTATCTTGTCTGCCCTGAGCCTGGTGGAGTCACAGTTAAGCGCCCATAA
- a CDS encoding helix-turn-helix domain-containing protein codes for MSTEVKIGAKVRQLRETKEMTVEQLAEQSHCHIDQIRQIEEGALLPSLTPLMEISRALGVRLGTLLDDDPIEGPVVFKSAQAPGVIRFSGKDPNATSSNLDFYSMGAGKLDRHMEPFMIDVKPLSGEAPPLSAHEGEEFIFVISGAIQITYGKTSYELKAGESIYYDSVIPHDVHAKGDENARILAVVYTPC; via the coding sequence ATGTCTACAGAGGTCAAGATCGGAGCCAAAGTACGCCAGTTGCGCGAAACCAAAGAGATGACTGTCGAGCAATTAGCCGAACAGAGTCACTGCCATATCGACCAGATCCGGCAGATTGAGGAAGGAGCCCTGCTACCTTCCCTCACACCCCTGATGGAGATTTCCCGAGCCCTGGGTGTTCGTCTTGGCACCCTGCTGGATGATGATCCGATCGAAGGCCCGGTAGTCTTCAAATCGGCTCAAGCTCCCGGCGTAATCCGCTTTTCCGGGAAAGATCCGAATGCGACAAGCAGCAACTTAGACTTCTATTCAATGGGAGCCGGCAAGCTAGACCGTCACATGGAACCTTTTATGATCGATGTCAAGCCACTCAGCGGTGAGGCGCCACCGCTTTCTGCTCATGAAGGAGAGGAATTTATCTTTGTTATTTCCGGTGCCATCCAAATCACCTACGGAAAAACTTCTTATGAATTGAAGGCGGGCGAAAGTATCTATTACGATTCGGTCATTCCCCATGATGTCCATGCCAAAGGCGACGAAAACGCGCGTATTCTGGCCGTCGTTTACACCCCCTGTTAG
- a CDS encoding DUF1858 domain-containing protein, translated as MKRQVINGDMKVWDVIQDHPETYGVFRQYGCPDIHKGIFQVSSHFMKLRTMAHAQHINLDELLRSLNEAVTSYDKGMSAGYH; from the coding sequence ATGAAAAGACAGGTGATCAATGGAGACATGAAGGTTTGGGACGTAATCCAAGACCATCCCGAAACCTATGGCGTATTTCGGCAATACGGCTGCCCCGATATCCACAAAGGCATTTTCCAGGTTTCGTCGCATTTCATGAAACTGCGCACAATGGCCCATGCCCAGCACATTAATCTGGATGAGCTGCTTAGATCCTTGAATGAGGCGGTAACAAGCTATGACAAAGGTATGTCTGCCGGTTACCACTAA
- a CDS encoding methyltransferase, producing the protein MPEYKWNPQSLLELSNGYWQTSVLHAAIKIDLFSVLDEQALRAEELADKIGADKDGLQRLLTALVAIELLVKKDDCFSCTRSAAVFLSRQSPLYLGNIIQHHRQLMESWAHLDEAVMTGQPVRAAYAGDDPEWRRNFLLGMHDLAMLLAPKLISQIDLGGRRRLLDLGGGPGTWAIHFCKKYPELQATVYDLPSSRSFAEETVACFGLEERVGFVGGDFLLEKVSGSYDVVWLSHILHGEGPQEVRIILDNVASVLEPGGLLLIHEFVLDDAGSGPLFPALFSLNMLLGTPAGRSYSGEQLFELLRDAGFKDTQNLDLDLPGSSSVIAAKV; encoded by the coding sequence GTGCCGGAATACAAATGGAATCCCCAATCCCTGCTGGAGCTGTCCAATGGCTATTGGCAAACCAGTGTCCTGCATGCGGCGATCAAGATCGACCTTTTTAGCGTTTTGGACGAGCAGGCATTGCGGGCTGAGGAACTAGCCGATAAAATCGGAGCCGACAAGGATGGCCTGCAAAGACTCCTCACCGCTTTAGTCGCAATAGAACTACTAGTTAAAAAGGACGACTGTTTTTCCTGTACTCGCAGCGCTGCCGTTTTTCTGTCTCGCCAATCCCCGTTATATCTCGGCAATATCATTCAACATCACCGGCAACTTATGGAATCCTGGGCGCATCTGGATGAAGCCGTCATGACCGGTCAGCCCGTGCGGGCAGCTTATGCCGGCGACGATCCCGAATGGCGTCGTAATTTTTTGTTGGGGATGCATGACCTGGCCATGTTGTTGGCGCCGAAACTAATCTCCCAGATCGATCTGGGTGGGCGCCGGAGGTTGCTTGACCTGGGAGGAGGGCCGGGCACCTGGGCTATTCATTTCTGCAAGAAATATCCAGAACTGCAAGCCACTGTTTACGATCTGCCGAGCAGTCGCTCTTTTGCTGAGGAAACCGTTGCCTGTTTTGGTCTAGAGGAGAGGGTCGGCTTTGTCGGTGGTGACTTTTTACTGGAGAAGGTGAGCGGGAGCTACGACGTGGTCTGGCTCTCCCATATCCTGCACGGGGAGGGACCGCAGGAGGTGCGCATTATTCTGGACAACGTGGCCTCGGTCCTGGAACCGGGAGGGCTATTGCTCATTCACGAATTCGTTCTCGACGACGCTGGCAGCGGGCCGCTGTTCCCGGCCCTGTTTTCGCTGAACATGTTGCTCGGCACCCCGGCCGGCCGCAGTTATTCAGGCGAACAGCTATTCGAACTCTTGCGGGATGCAGGTTTTAAAGATACGCAGAACCTGGACCTTGATTTGCCCGGTAGTTCTTCGGTGATCGCCGCCAAGGTTTAA
- a CDS encoding rhodanese-like domain-containing protein: protein MKKYRYLLLFVLLLGLSTSCNATGYLNQPLTNALVGSGITIVDIRTEGEWRETGVVPGSLLMTFFRLDRSYDLEGFVAELSKHVENGDDVALLCRRGNRSAKLAALLSKRGFTSITNITGGISLAEGNAVQLVAYPSVP from the coding sequence ATGAAAAAATATCGCTACTTGTTGCTGTTTGTTTTGCTTCTAGGGCTATCGACCTCCTGTAACGCTACGGGATATCTTAATCAGCCTTTGACCAACGCCTTGGTTGGTTCGGGGATTACCATCGTGGATATTCGTACCGAAGGGGAATGGCGGGAAACAGGAGTCGTCCCCGGTTCGTTGTTGATGACCTTTTTTAGACTGGACCGCAGCTACGACCTGGAAGGTTTTGTTGCCGAATTAAGCAAACATGTTGAGAATGGGGACGATGTCGCTCTTTTGTGCCGCCGAGGGAACCGCTCGGCCAAACTCGCTGCTCTGCTCAGTAAACGGGGGTTTACCTCCATCACCAACATTACCGGTGGTATAAGCCTCGCAGAAGGCAACGCAGTGCAACTGGTTGCCTATCCGTCAGTGCCATAA
- a CDS encoding DUF6868 family protein: protein MDLNFLRSFFAWCTVINLCLYFLSFLICAFAGDWVYRMHSMWFPMTRDAFNLAIYGFIGLYKLFIIVFNVVPYIAVVIAS, encoded by the coding sequence ATGGACCTCAATTTTCTTCGCTCCTTTTTTGCCTGGTGTACCGTCATCAATCTCTGTCTCTACTTTCTGTCTTTTCTGATTTGTGCTTTTGCCGGGGATTGGGTTTATCGTATGCACAGCATGTGGTTCCCCATGACTCGGGACGCTTTTAATCTGGCCATCTACGGATTTATCGGTCTCTACAAACTGTTTATTATTGTCTTCAATGTCGTACCGTATATTGCGGTGGTTATTGCAAGTTGA